The following coding sequences lie in one Brettanomyces bruxellensis chromosome 6, complete sequence genomic window:
- a CDS encoding uncharacterized protein (MEROPS:MER0001882~BUSCO:EOG09263BGW): MTVIKVNVRNAGKSYPIDVDLESPGLEFKRKIYEATNIPPERQKVLLRGGKLKDDSDMKTFNLKPNQPIMVLGTPLSQKLEKPKEKIHFMEDLSEGERNFNPNDTPSGLVNLGNTCYLNSSLQTLYDIKELRDELKIMQPNSLEIGTQKALVVNMKELFEKMNDKKQKITPLNFLTSMRLTFPQFSEKSEQGFYKQQDAEEAYSEILSVILNRFPKLRSYFEIGMKTTTKCLETHEDATTGIEQAMKLSCHINIHTNFLMDGLKSDMEETIEKSNEQLGKNCKYQIKRSITSLPKYLTIHFVRFFWKRETKKKSKILRKVQFPFQLDVTDLLDESVKEEMIKARGSIYKVEKENDEERVTFKKSKPSDTMTTRDQYTKQREELAKLKKKWLDNYNKALPEGFSQDSGKNPSPLYELSAIIAHQGSSADSGHYQAFVKDPEDVDGERWYKFNDDKVTVVNKEKIQSLAGGSEGDSALILLYRAVGLP, translated from the exons ATGACTGTCATTAAGG TTAACGTTAGAAACGCGGGTAAATCATATCCAATCGATGTGGATTTAGAGTCTCCAGGTCTGGAATTCAAGAGAAAGATATATGAGGCAACAAATATTCCACCAGAGAGACAAAAGGTGCTTTTGAGAGGTGGAAAGCTTAAGGATGATTCTGATATGAAAACTTTCAACCTAAAGCCAAACCAGCCAATTATGGTGTTGGGAACTCCGCTTTCTCAGAAGCTAGAGAAACCGAAGGAGAAAATCCATTTTATGGAGGATCTGAGTGAAGGAGAGAGAAATTTCAATCCAAATGATACTCCATCAGGATTGGTCAATCTTGGAAATACGTGCTATCTAAACTCATCTCTTCAGACATTGTATGATATCAAGGAATTACGGGACGAGCTCAAAATAATGCAACCAAATTCTTTGGAGATTGGAACGCAGAAAGCATTGGTTGTTAATATGAAGGAATTgtttgaaaaaatgaacgacaagaagcagaaaatcaCTCCGTTGAACTTTCTTACATCGATGAGGTTGACGTTTCCACAATTCAGTGAGAAGAGTGAGCAGGGCTTCTACAAGCAGCAGGATGCGGAAGAGGCATATTCTGAAATTTTGAGTGTGATCTTGAATCGTTTCCCAAAGCTTAGATCGTATTTTGAGATTGGCATGAAGACAACTACAAAGTGCTTGGAAACTCACGAGGATGCCACAACGGGAATCGAGCAGGCTATGAAGCTCAGCTGCCACATTAATATCCATACGAACTTCTTGATGGATGGCCTTAAGTCAGATATGGAAGAGACAATCGAGAAAAGTAACGAGCAGCTCGGAAAGAACTGCAAGTACCAGATCAAGAGAAGTATCACGAGCTTACCAAAGTATTTGACAATTCATTTTGTGAGgttcttttggaaaagagagacgaagaagaagtCGAAGATTCTCAGAAAGGTGCAATTCCCATTCCAACTTGATGTGACCGATTTGCTAGACGAAAGTGTGAAGGAGGAGATGATAAAGGCAAGGGGCTCGATCTacaaagttgaaaaagagaatgaCGAGGAGAGGGTCACTTTCAAGAAGTCAAAACCTTCGGACACAATGACAACAAGAGATCAGTACACAAAGCAGAGGGAAGAGTTAGccaagttgaagaagaagtggcTTGATAATTACAACAAGGCACTTCCTGAGGGATTCAGTCAAGATTCTGGCAAGAACCCTTCGCCATTGTATGAGCTTTCTGCCATTATTGCACATCAAGGATCATCGGCCGATTCGGGACATTATCAGGCCTTTGTTAAGGATCCCGAAGATGTTGACGGTGAGAGATGGTACAAGTTCAATGATGATAAGGTGACTGTTGTgaacaaggaaaaaattcagaGCTTGGCTGGAGGATCAGAGGGTGATTCAGCCTTAATATTACTCTACAGAGCTGTTGGACTTCCATAA
- a CDS encoding uncharacterized protein (BUSCO:EOG09264OBO), whose product MSQEQKVKTFYPKTPVEFSATLLSELDNSNESNYTRQQYAKQLAELEKDERAQLGDALEKSLFTGGDDKTASTASVNKKLKTVSAKLHALNNFEKAKSDELKQAENEVVKCFNGNRSKPLSCWNEVQKFKQAASSL is encoded by the exons ATGAGCCAGGAACAAAAAGTGAAAACGTTCTATCCGAAGACACCAGTAGAGTTTAGTGCTACACTCTTATCAGAGCTTGATAACTCAAATGAATCAAACTATACGAGGCAGCAGTATGCCAAGCA ATTAGCGGAGttggaaaaagatgagAGGGCTCAATTGGGCGATGCGCTTGAGAAATCGCTATTTACTGGTGGTGACGATAAAACAGCATCTACTGCATCAGTAAATAAGAAGTTAAAGACAGTGAGTGCAAAACTTCATGCTCTAAACAACTTCGAGAAGGCCAAATCTGATGAGCTCAAAcaagcagaaaatgaagTGGTTAAATGCTTTAACGGAAATCGTTCAAAGCCACTTTCATGCTGGAACGAGGTTCAGAAGTTTAAGCAAGCAGCCAGCTCTCTATAA
- the UBA1 gene encoding E1 ubiquitin-activating protein (BUSCO:EOG09260ERO) gives MQVDSKPIDEGLYSRQLYVLGKEAMLKMAKSKVLIIGLKGLGIEIAKNVALAGVKALDIYDPTKVTLQDLSSQFFLRESDVGKSRAEASFPRLAELNSYVPVNVIHKLDESIIAQYQVIAVTEATLAEQLQINDVTHVKGIRFISADVRGLFGQTFVDFGESFTVYDKDGEDPKTGLISDIETDGTVTTLNATRHNLEDGDYVKFTEVEGIPKLNDGSVHKVSILGPFAFKIKDFDSSWGKYVRAGTFTQVKVPFKIHFDPLSKQIEHPEFVISDFAKFDRPQQIHFGFLALHKFQELHNGELPRPHNEQDACELVKLTEELSKQAGAEIEIKEDLIRKLSYGSRGDLPPMNAFFGGLVAQEVLKACSGKFGPIKQWLYFDSLESLPESKLYPRTEETCKPLNTRYDNQIAVFGVDFQRKVANLKVFLVGSGAIGCEMLKNWALMGLGSGPDGQVFITDNDSIEKSNLNRQFLFRPKDVGSNKSEVAAKAVIAMNSDLNGHIDTRTDKVSQETEEIFNDQFWQNLDFVTNALDNVEARSYVDRRCIFFKKPLLESGTLGTKGNTQVIIPMLTESYSSSRDPPEKSIPLCTLRSFPNKIDHTIAWAKSLFEGYFHEAPENVNQYLTQPNFVQTVLKQSGDVKTILQTINDYLTKERPYTFDDCIRWARRQFEQKYSYDIKQLLYNFPKDAVNSKGERFWSPPKRAPTPLVFDIDNEDHLHFVSGAANLLAFIYGLKGETGEPDVRHYGSVIDKMEIPAFTPKTNVQIQVNDNDPDPADAVARDQNELERLASSLPTPSSLAGYRLNPVEFEKDDDTNHHIEFITAASNCRALNYDISPADRSKTKFIAGHIIPAIATTTALVTGLVCLELFKVADGKRDLEKYKNGFINLALPFLDFSEPVSSPKGKYNDKQFDKIWDRFDVQGDITLKQLLDTFKEKEGLDITMIAYDVSLLYASFHPPKKIKERLPMSITELIETVSKKPVPSDKKTLVLEICCEDKNEEDVDVPFVCVHL, from the coding sequence ATGCAGGTGGACTCGAAACCAATTGATGAGGGCCTATACTCACGTCAATTGTATGTCTTGGGTAAAGAAGCCATGCTGAAGATGGCAAAGTCCAAGGTTCTTATCATTGGACTCAAAGGTTTGGGTATCGAGATTGCCAAAAACGTTGCCCTAGCTGGTGTGAAGGCATTGGATATATATGATCCTACAAAAGTCACACTTCAGGATCTCTCATCACAGTTTTTCCTTAGAGAGTCTGATGTTGGCAAAAGTAGAGCGGAGGCCTCATTTCCTCGTCTTGCAGAGCTTAACAGCTACGTTCCAGTGAATGTGATCCACAAATTGGATGAAAGCATCATTGCCCAGTACCAGGTGATTGCTGTTACGGAAGCAACTCTTGCCGAACAGTTGCAAATAAACGATGTGACCCATGTAAAGGGAATCCGCTTCATATCGGCTGATGTGCGCGGACTTTTTGGCCAGAcatttgttgattttggTGAGTCATTCACAGTTTATGACAAGGACGGTGAGGATCCAAAAACAGGCCTTATATCTGATATTGAAACTGACGGTACTGTTACCACTTTGAATGCAACCAGGCACAATCTTGAGGATGGCGATTATGTGAAATTCACGGAAGTCGAAGGTATTCCAAAGTTAAATGACGGCTCAGTTCACAAAGTTTCCATTCTTGGTCCATTTGCGTTCAAGATAAAGGATTTCGACTCATCATGGGGTAAGTATGTTCGTGCGGGAACCTTCACACAGGTCAAGGTTCCTTTCAAGATACACTTTGACCCACTTTCAAAGCAGATCGAACACCCGGAGTTTGTCATTTCGGATTTCGCCAAGTTCGACAGACCCCAACAGATCCATTTTGGCTTCTTGGCACTTCACAAATTCCAGGAGTTGCACAATGGCGAACTTCCACGTCCTCACAACGAGCAGGATGCTTGTGAGCTGGTCAAGTTGACAGAGGAGTTGTCTAAGCAGGCTGGTGCAGAAATTGAGATCAAGGAAGACCTCATCAGGAAGTTATCATACGGCTCACGGGGAGACTTACCACCAATGAATGCATTTTTCGGTGGTCTAGTGGCCCAGGAGGTGTTGAAGGCATGCTCTGGAAAGTTTGGCCCTATCAAGCAGTGGCTGTACTTTGACTCTCTTGAATCTTTGCCAGAATCCAAGTTGTATCCTAGAACAGAGGAGACGTGTAAGCCTCTCAATACGAGATACGACAACCAGATAGCAGTCTTTGGTGTTGACTTTCAGAGGAAAGTTGCCAATCTAAAGGTGTTTTTGGTTGGATCAGGAGCAATTGGCTGTGAGATGCTCAAAAACTGGGCTTTAATGGGCTTGGGATCTGGTCCAGACGGACAGGTTTTCATTACCGATAACGATTCCATCGAGAAATCCAACTTGAACCGCCAGTTTTTGTTCAGACCAAAGGATGTGGGAAGCAACAAATCAGAGGTCGCAGCTAAGGCTGTTATTGCGATGAATTCCGATTTGAATGGCCATATTGATACAAGAACCGACAAGGTGTCACAGGAAACTGAAGAGATCTTCAATGACCAATTCTGGCAAAACTTGGACTTTGTTACCAACGCTTTGGACAATGTTGAGGCCAGATCGTATGTGGATAGGAGGtgcatctttttcaagaagccACTTCTCGAGTCAGGTACTCTTGGTACAAAGGGTAACACCCAGGTTATCATCCCAATGCTTACGGAGTCATACTCCTCATCCAGGGATCCCCCAGAAAAGTCCATTCCATTGTGTACCTTGAGATCATTCCCAAACAAAATTGACCACACTATTGCCTGGGCAAAATCCTTGTTTGAAGGTTACTTCCACGAGGCACCAGAGAATGTGAACCAGTACTTGACACAGCCAAACTTTGTGCAGACAGTGCTCAAACAGAGTGGAGATGTGAAGACCATCTTACAGACAATAAACGACTACTTGACTAAGGAGAGGCCTTACACATTTGATGACTGCATTAGGTGGGCCAGACGCCAGTTCGAGCAGAAATACTCGTATGACATCAAGCAGCTTTTGTACAATTTCCCTAAAGATGCGGTGAACTCGAAGGGCGAGAGATTCTGGTCTCCCCCTAAGAGAGCACCAACACCTTTGGTGTTTGATATTGATAACGAGGATCACTTGCATTTCGTTTCTGGTGCCGCAAACCTCCTTGCCTTCATTTATGGCTTGAAAGGTGAGACTGGCGAGCCTGATGTCAGGCATTACGGCTCTGTCATAGACAAAATGGAAATTCCAGCATTTACCCCAAAGACAAACGTGCAAATTCAGGTTAACGACAACGATCCGGACCCAGCAGATGCTGTTGCCAGGGATCAGAATGAGTTAGAAAGACTTGCTTCAAGCTTACCAACACCTTCCTCACTTGCTGGCTACAGATTGAACCCTGTTGAATTTgagaaggatgatgatacaAACCATCATATTGAGTTTATTACTGCGGCTTCCAACTGCAGAGCTCTAAACTATGATATTTCGCCGGCTGATAGATCGAAGACGAAATTCATTGCCGGCCACATTATTCCAGCCATCGCCACTACTACAGCTTTGGTGACCGGACTTGTCTGCTTGGAGCTTTTCAAGGTTGCAGACGGAAAGAGAGATCTTGAGAAGTATAAAAACGGTTTTATCAATTTGGCActtccatttttggatttcaGTGAGCCTGTCTCCTCTCCAAAGGGTAAGTACAATGACAAGCAGTTTGATAAGATCTGGGATAGATTTGATGTTCAAGGTGACATTACATTGAAGCAGCTTTTGGATACATTTAAGGAAAAGGAGGGTCTCGACATTACGATGATTGCTTATGATGTTTCCTTATTGTACGCATCGTTCCATCCCCCAAAGAAGATCAAGGAGCGTCTTCCGATGTCTATCACGGAGCTAATTGAGACCGTGAGTAAGAAGCCTGTTCCATCTGATAAGAAAACGCTTGTTCTAGAGATATGCTGTGAGGAtaagaatgaagaagacGTTGATGTTCCATTTGTCTGTGTTCATCTATGA